The genomic stretch ACACGCCAACCCATCTCCTATGACTCtatcaaaggggggggggggaattacaTATAAAACAACTCCTAATTTATTCAGTATGAAAATGCATCAGCTCTCCCACTCTTAAAAGAACTCAATTCTCTCGAGTTAGGTCGCGAACCCAAGAAACAACAaaatcagccttatcccaacttaatggggtcggctacatggatccttccaaaagaaaatatggaaatcagatgtcaaaacaaaaaaggagaaatgaaagtaaaaggaaagaggcacaaccaaGGTTCAAAGTATCGGTATCGCATATCATATCGATAcacattgatatcaatacaatatggACCAATCTTAAAACCTATCATATAGTAACCTTTTGACAGATACTGATATGATACACAATATGATACAAATCGATAcccaccgataccgataccgataccgatacgatacggctgatactttaaaccctgggCACAGCCCAgaaagtcaggaaaatctcagctaaatggggtcgggaacatggatccttgccctctaaTCGGCTCTATCAGAggccatacttgggacaagaccaagACTATGCATATCCTTCCTCACTACTTCTACGGTCAATTTAGGTCTGCCCTTAGCTCTTCTAGCTCCTTCTATTGGGATCCGATCAGTCCTTACTAGGGCATCCCTAGGCCTCCATTGGACATGGCCATACTACCTCAAACGACCTTCTCAAAGCTTGCCATTGATctgggcaactcccaaatcagccctAATacattcattccttactttaacCTTCCTAGTTTTTCAACACATCCTTCTtagcatcctcatctctgctacataTAGAGAACATACTTCTTAATTGTCCAACATTctgctccatacatcatagtcagTTATACAaaagtcctatagaattttcctttaagctttaaagggattCGTCGGTCAGACAATACTCCGGTcgcacttctccacttcatccatcccactttaattctctatgaGACAACATCGtctgtcaccttctttatttatgagtGGGGAGGAGCGAGTGACCCACAACTAAAGGAGAAAATTGTAGCCATTGAGGCATATCTATCAACAAATGAGGCAACATCATAAGCATTCGCCCTTCTTGCTTAAACGTGGTGGTGTTTCATGCACCATCATATGGTATACAGGACAGAAATACTCCAagttatcattaaaaaaattgatttttcgaCCTTACTACCCTTCATTCGTACCAATCTAGAGATACGATATTGGCCAAGAATCGGAATCAAACAAGGCCAATTCCAACCCCACAGATTCAGACCGATCTGATCCGATTCCTAAAACCATGGTACTGTTGTTGAATCCTCATCATATTGTATTATACCCTTCTATCAGAAGAGGGGAGCCTTCTCTAAGTCCGTTGGTGGAAGAAGTAAGACTAACTGAGTTAGCTTCAACCTCGTCATCATGACCATCGTTGAGGTCATCATCTAGATTACAAGGACAACCCTTAAAAACCTCCGCGTCATCATTTTCCAATATCTCATCAATTAAATTCAGAGGATGGGTCTTTTTGGGACACTTGTTGCCAAAGTGACCTTTCTCACCATAATTTGGCCCCATATTTTTCAGCCAACCATTACCTTTAGAGACCCCTGGCTTCTTTCCATCAACCTTATGAAGCTCAATCTTCCTTTCCTCATTCGTCGGTGTAGACCTATGagctgaagaagtcttgagcatatcCTTCAAATGGTTTACTCAAAGAGGCACAAGGGCCATCAGACAGGCCCCCTTTAGCTGTTTAAAACAGCCCATTCAATAGGCTATTTAAACAGCCCATGCTGGGCTTTTAAATCATTTGTTTCTTGGGATTTTAAATCACTTGTTCTAAGACTGTTTTGGGCCCATTATGGGTGGGTTAAAACAAGTTAAGCCACTTAAGCCCATTACAGGCCCACCTCTTTAAGTTTTAACTACAGCACAATAGGACACATGTTAGTGTCATAAAGGCTAAGTCATAGAAATTCTCTCATattgtctttccttttattACTTTCTATTTCTTGTAATAGTTTTGGAATGCTATAAATAAAAGTGAGGTGGGAGAAGTTAGCCCACGAGTTTGACAAAGCCAAAAACTGCTCTTCTCAAGATGCTCTTGCTCCTATGATGAACTAGTAGCAGCAGAGGGTGGTGAAGCCTTTGAGGAGGTTGGTGGTGAAGCATAGCTTGGTCATGGTGGTGAAGCCAGatctttatctctcttcttctactttcttctttctttatttttttctctcctattacCATTCTGTTAGTCAACTTCTAGCAAGGAAATTCCAGAACTGATCTCTAAAGTTTCCTCTTGTTTGATGACCTGTTATTACTGCTGTCCTAACCCAATTTCATTGCAGGTTACCGGTTCTGTTACTCCTATGATTCAGCAGATTAGTTTTTGTACAAATCTGTTGTTTTATCAGACCACAGTTATGGAGTTTTATCTAGTTTTCCCATCAGCTTTTCCCACTGTTATAGTCATTGTATGTTAATAGTATTCACTGTGTTGCATTTCTGTTGACAGTATTCTGTTACTTGCTAATTCAGGCTGTAACAAGTAACTTGCTAATTTGAGTAATCCAGCCCTTTGATGGACGCCATCTTTTAGTATGTTGTTCTCCAATGTTAGTGCTTATGTTCAAAATTTGATGTCCATCAGATTAACCGATTACAAGTTATGCCAGTTTCTTTATTACTTTGTAATTCTGTTAATGGCTAACCTTCTAATTCTATTGTGTGCCATTACAACAGATCCTACCGTTGGATCCTTTCGATTCTCAGAGGGACTTAGTACTACGGTTATCTTATTCAAATTTCGATTCATCTGAGAGATAGATTCTgtttcatttaaattttaagattCTGCCAGATTGTGTTTGTTCAGGATCATTGTGTTCTATTATTCATATCTTTCCTACCTAGAACACATCATTTGGGAGCAAAGCTTATGGCTAACAGTGATCCACAGGCTTCTAATCCATAGAACATGCAAGAATCCATAAATCAACTAACCGACTTGGTTAGGCAACTCACAAATCAAATGGCTCTTGTTGAGCAAAGGATTAACGACCCTACGGCTGAGTTTACTAGACCACCTAGAGCTAATTAGGAAACACAGTTACATTCCATGGCCACTAATGGCCAGCGAAGAGGACCTCAAAGAACCCTTACTCCTGTGCATACTTTGGAGGACCACAACCACGCTTATTTTGATGTGGGGCCGCCACATTGTCGAAACGATGACTCACATAAGGTGTACTTGGAGCTGATGAAGTACAACCGTAAGCACAATCCACAGGTATTCTATGATTGCCTTTCATGTTTAGATGATTACTTTGATATGTATGAAATTGACAAAGCCAACGAAGATGAAGTTTGCACGGACTAAATTAGTAGTCCGGCCCGAAAATGATGGAACAAATATGACAGAAGGCTACAGCAAAGGGGGGCAGCCCCTAGCACTTGGCTTCAGATGAAGGACGAATTGAAGGGTAAATATCTTCCACCACTTTCAAAGCACGCCTACATGACCAGCTCAACTCACTGCAGCAAGGAGCAAATCAGTAGTGGGTTATATGCAGCACTTTGACGAACTTGTATCATGTATAGGACtgaatgaagatgatgatcagATGCTGTCCCATTTTAAATTGGGACTGATACCACTATACCAGAGATCCAAAGGAGATCGGCATGATAGATATCTATGACCTTTAGGACTATTTCTAGAAGGCCCTGCGTGCAGAAGAGCTATTGAGAGTTTCCATGAGGAGATGGCCATCAAGTCGGGGAGAACAGGAAGACTACGGCAGTTACCAGACCCATGGGTTGACCAGCCCCCACCCCTACACCCTCTCATATTGACAACAAGGATAAAGCCCCCATGGCTAGTAGTAGCAAGACTCAGTGCTTTCATGGTCAAGAATATGGCCACATAGCCAAGTTTTAACCCCCCTGACATCAGCTTACGTTGTAATACTTGCAGTTCTTATCTATTATTTGAAAGGGTCCACTCATAGGGGTATGAAAAGCATTATTTACTTGGATGGGAACTAGGAATTTTATCCAAAGTAGTTTtaagtttttttctctcttttttcttttggggtggggtgttaTCTAAGTAGTTATAGGTTATCTgccaaataaaaaagatgaaagatATCTAGTCATAGTGTGTCAAGAAAGAAATGAATAGTCTTAATAATGTCTATAAAAAGAAGGGTGGCCTATAAATGGTTTGACACAAGACAAAGTGATACAGATATGgctgcccttacctggttggaccaacatgaccggctttggaaggcaagaaccaagaagaaccggtccagcctagggttttggtccaacaagggttggaaataaaattagtagttacttagtattttatttcatgccttttattttccagatttgaatgtaggagttaggatttatttcctttgcattagtttcattttatgattatttcctagtttagaCTAAATACTATGTTAgtagagtttctaatttcatgtctttattttctatatattggttgtagtTGATGGACATAGCGAATGAATTGAATGATGTGTTAATTATTTGGGTGAACTTTGTGGTTATGCTTGGTCGTGTAAATTTCCTCCCCTCCCTTTTGTgtgattcttcccttcttccctaaggccctccatcaacttggtatcagagccgaaggatctcATTcctccccatctcctttcttcccttccccattCTTTGTTTCAGTTTACAAAAACtgagaactaaaaaaaaaaaaaaatcccatcatTTCCAACAGAAAAACCCCATCGCCCTCTTTCCCCTACTATGCAATCAATCCATCTCCCCCTTTCTAGGTTCTGCCAGTAGCgacaagaagaggaaaaaaaaagagagagagaacaagaagCAGCGCagaagccaaagaaagaaacagaagaagaagagaagagagacacagaaatcagaagaagaagtgcAGCAGGAAGGCAagcagaaaagagaagaaaaaaaaaacagcagagagagaagacaattagaagacgagaagagaaagagaagcagaaaacaagaagaaggagaagaggaggaagaagaaaagtcaAGAATAGACTTGCCTGAACACATACCTGCAAGTCCCATCACTAGTAGGCCGACTCCCAACGGTGGCTCCAATCGCTGCCGCAAGTCCATGGGACTCCTCGCCCTGAAATCCCATTGATCTCCCTTGTTTCCAGCGCAGGTGTCACCAACTCCCTTGGTTCAATCAAGAGAGAACACTACTGGGATCCCTCTCCAAGTGGGAGACCTACTGTCTTGTGTCTGTCGGTAACCCAAACAGGCAAACACTCCCTAAgccttattttctcttttacttttaAACTTCTGAAAATTACACTTTGCCCCTCTCTTTATCTGTTAATTCTTTCTTTATTCCCAGTTACACCCCTGCCCACACGTGATCTCCCATGAGGTTTAATTTGAACTTCAAAAAAATTACAGTTCTGCTATCCCCACNNNNNNNNNNNNNNNNNNNNCtatccccaccaaaaaaaaaaaaggcgagttatttactattctgcCATTGTTCTTTAAGtgttattttgttaatcatcaccatgaTAGCCAAttgtgaagttgttcaacagctgaactcttataaaggagaaactaatataaaaattgatgctctcactaccaTTGTCACATCTCTTAAGACAAtagtggaatctatgcaagtttctatgggatccatgcaagtttctattgatcgtttggtggcagcagataaaggaaagagtcacattcaatctgaggattcttccaacaccactccacaggatccgtcaGTATCActaccaccactgccaccacatcatacaccaccaccacctcctccaccaccatatggtactggtagatatgatgatggagcagaacgGGCAACAAggttggatgtccttgatttttatggagacaacaatCCATAACTGTACCTTGCCTGGATTCACAGCTTggagacattcttcagatggtatgggttgactgaggcccgaAAGATTATATTTGCAgaagccaaactgaaaggcacgacccaagtctggtggatcaagcaacaacaacaaaaccgAACCTGAagcattggtttagtcactacttgggctgaaatgcatgaagtcatgagcCGAaaattcttgccttctgattacaagcaacgcatgcatctcaggtttgcacagttgaaacaggagaatttgtccgttgaagaatatgttacgagattttattatttggtcactcgttctgattttgagtagGATGAAGAAATATTAATAGCACAATTTCGCAATAATTtacaccctcaacttagtgttgCCCTTGCATCCAGTCGACTGCCTACTACGGAAGACGTCGTGCAAGTAgcgtatcaggttgaggaaagtctgaaacgctcatacaatcggagaaattttgcagatacttttcctcgaggtactagttccattCTGCAACAGCCTCCTACCCAAgaaaggtcatctagcaaaccacaagctagtgctacatctatggcctcttcacgacctagtcggccgtattctccacctcgatatgtttctgaaatgtcattttcacggcctactcgtccatactcaccccctcggcgtggttcagataaaccttctgattcttcaaaatttacagtttgATGCTACTCATGCAATGGATTcggacatatcagtgctcaatgtcccagccatttggttgtttttattgataaggattctcctataccatatattcccaaagagcaacttggttctgacacagttgatttaagagaagagtgCGCGctaggtgaagtcaatgacactctcagtgatgaagaccaacatcctttttatgtcattcgtcatgtgttgaccactcagaaagcCACTGATAATGAAGATTGgtgccgcagtagtattttccagactcgtgtgaagtgcaatgaccagttgttaaccttggtcattgatggaggtagttgcactaatgttgtctctgaagacgttgttcataagctgggattgaagacAGAGCCACATCCAAATCCCTACACGGTTGCTccggtgaacaacactaatctcaaaatcacagataagtgtttggtcacatattctattggtggatttaaggatacaatCCAATGTgacgtcctccctctgaaggtgtgccatatccttcttggtcgatcttggttgtttgacaagaaagtacagcattgtagttatgccaatacctatgctttcaagcatacaaacaagactatgaagtttcatcctgccaaagatctccctaaaattaagctcaagaagatggtcaAAACATTCCTCATTCaacgtattccttcagacggtctcctcggtcctttccctaactcaacggagtcaagttcttttcaaaggaggagagttgatgcagatatggcttcccttacctagttggaccagcatgaccagctttggaagccaagagccaagaagaaccgatccaacccagggttttggtccaataagggttggaaataaaattagtagttacttagtattttatttcatgccttttattttccaaatttgaatgtaggagttaggatttatttcctttgcattagtttccttttatggttatttcctagtttaggctagatactatgttagtagagtttctaaattcatgtctttattttctatatattggctgtagtCGATGGACATAGAGGATGAATTGAATGATGAGTTAATTATTTGGGTGAACTTTGTGGTTATGCTTGGTCATGTGAATTTCTTCCCCTCCCCTTGGTgtgattcttcccttcttccctaaggccctccatcacaaAGTGATGCAGATAAAACACATAATTGAacttattttagtggaaataagccttaggATGGGTGGGCCTTGAGTCGAATAAGTTAGAAGGTAAGAACACAAGATTTCTTTCttagtttggtttgggttgttttatttcattttatttgaaaaCGTTAGATAGTTGTCTGATAGAATTCTTGGGAAAGATCCTCTTGAGAAAGTTATAAAGTTGATACGTAGCATCAAGACTCACTCCCAACtttattcctcttttttccAGGACACAGAGAGAATCCACATAATCATGAGAGTTACAATGATTTTTGCCTTCTAATAAGGCAACAATGAGTACCCGGGTACTGttcacaacaacaacaacaacaaccataactttatcccaactatccggcatagttgtcacggtgtcaaatcgatccaaggcggtggaggggtggctaatcgatttggcgatgaatggCCCGTTATGGCATtaccatggcggtcaaatcgcccatgtgtcattttattttccctattttctaaagttatttagaatgctatttttttatttctcctattttctaaagttatttagcatgctacaagcctacaatatataccctataacatataaaaccaacattaaacatcatcaaatcatcaaaaatcaacatagccctatcaaaatcaccctacattttacaaaaaaatcgACCgtctagtgaatcaggcgtgacctggcatccatggcggtgccatagcgATGCCTATCAACCAATGGctaccgccatttgtgagtcacgtaaatcgtagcattgccatgaacttctttttccgtcAGGACCCCAAAtcgccgcctaggcgacgccatgacaactatgctaccCGGGTAtcgttcacatgaacagtaaatTCTGGTTTTGGGTTGGCTTGATGGGCCAACATTGGGGCTGGCTGGTCTGGTTTGATGGAACCAACAGCCCCCTTCTTCTGCAGGCTCGATCTACATCAGATACCCAATGACCTGGTCCTATTCAGTAGGTTGTCATTTTTGGTACCCAATCATAACCAGGACCACCTACTCAAGTCCTTTTTTGCTACCCAAATAGATATCTATAACTATAAGTTACCTGAATGCTAGGAAATTTTGATATCAAAACACTTACATTGGTTGGTTCCctgcaattttattttattattgacTAGTAGAAATTAAGATTTGGTTTTTACTCCAAAATGTGAAGATCAATTACCCGGCATCTGGTGGGCCAGATTTAGAGCGATCCATGTCATTTCTGAGACTAGTCCAGgtagaaaacagaaaaaagggaTTGCACAGGGATTAAAGTATATAGGCTGAACTCCAAACATCTCATAAAATTAGAATGAAGAAACCAAAAGTCAAATCTTTAATTCTGCAAACATTAATATATCCCAAGTAAAATATAATCAACAAACCATATAATTCATTCCCTCTCATGAAGGGAGCTTAACTTCAATGAATCTAAGGTGCAGCTTAGAAATTTGAACTCAATACTTAATAGTTATGTTCTCTTCTTAAAGTTCTTGGCAAGGAACAAATCCAATTCGAACTTCATAGTTATGACACCCCATTAGATGGATTTATTACTTTCTGATTGAAGTACAGTTTCCAGTAAGTCCTTCCCTCCCACCACCCCTGTTTCCACTCAAGATTTCAACAATATTATATATCAAAAGGAAAATGCAGAAGAAAACTTTTCTGCAGTATCAATAGAATACATCTCCCACTCTGTAAACTAGATTCTTTCTCCTCATTCACGGATTGAAAATGTTCAAATCGAAAGGATATAATACAATTGTCAACAGTCAGTCCCATATTAATCCCCATAGCATATCAGTTAGCCTAGCATGTCAGCCTGTGTAATCAGGTGGCATAGTGCCCAAGTTTCCATCTTTCCAGTCTCCATTCAATCACAATCTCCAAGTCCATCCATATCATAAGTACAAAAAGTCTAGCTCTAGAATCCTTCTCCCAAAGATCTCTCAACTCCTCCGtgcttttttttatctttttttgtggggaggggggtgtgggggggaaGCTCCAAACCACGCCATTaagttcaccaaaaaaaaaagtgtcaaaCAACCTCTCAGAAATCCCACCTATTATTACCAAAGACACCTGAttccaaacaaacaaacaataatCAAACTTGAGCTTGATGTTCTAATGGATGAAACGGGCAAACAAGGCGCATAGACCTCCAAATCACATAAGATAGGAGGCACAAAGCAAGGCACACCCAATCAAAGAGAGGTGCCATATTtccaggggaaaaaaaaaaagtagaaaagtATTAGGAATAANNNNNNNNNNNNNNNNNNNNNNNNNNNNNATAAGTGCATAAAGCAAACTTTCAAGTTAAAATTCCGTCCCCAACATTGTAGCGTAATGCTTGTAGCATaaattgttaccaaaaaaattgcTTGTAGCATAAATACAACATCACAGCTAAAGAGACCTACAAGCAAAATCAATATAAGAAATTAcaaattttataatattaagACAATTTAATCCACATAAACCAGATATCCTAATATTTTATTCCTAGTATAATGCCTTTATATGCTTTAGTCTTTTAACCTAAAGCCTCAGTGCAATAGAAAGTACAAAACCTACTACGCGAGagtataataccaaattacccCTAATTGCATAATTAGGTGATTGCCTCTTGCGCTTTCCTAAAACTGGGAAggcaccgaaaaaaaaaaaagcagcaaaTTTGAATTACCAGATTGATGTCAGGTTGCCGGGGAGAATAGTAGAACTTGGCTAAAGAAGGCCTATGGCAATTTGGATTAACAGAACATCTCGAAGAACTTTGGCAAGTGTATTATTTTCATCCACTTCCCCAATCGTGACATTCTTTAAGGAACTCTAGATCCAATTGTGGCCTCTGATTTAGTGATAGAGGCAATTATCTGGTAGATCAGTATGAAAAGTGGGGGGAAGTAAGCTCAACAAACAatatcttcccccccccccccccacaaaaaaaaaaacctctctgAGAGATCCTCCCAATGTTTAATCCTATGAACCCCTACCTTAAACTTGAATGATAAAAGGAGGAGAACCTAATGTGTTTTTCCAACAAGAAACAAAGGTTGTCCCATTAGCTCAACCCAAATCCCATCCAGTAATAAATGTTTTATTCCCTGAGGAATATCCAAAGCCATTTGCCAAGGAATGCGGCGTTCACGGATACTTTTAGTTTAAGATTCACTACAAACCTAAAAAAGTTGCAAAATGCAGCAATGCATGCATACAATTTCCTGAGTTTAACAACAGAGATTAGAGGTACTCATGTAACACAAACAAGAATATcagtaataataaaaataagctAGAACCATTACCAGCACAAATTCAACGAAAGCAATACGGGTAGAATGGTGATAGTCTCCAAGGAGTCTCAAACGATAAACCTACACAAAATAATTGTGATTAATGAGGGAGAGGGGAAACTGGGAGAAGTAGGAACATAAGCCGGATGCCCAATTCTACAATAGCTACAAACCTCTCCACAAATTGTTTCGAAGAAGAGTTTGACATCTGCCTGTGAAATCTACACCAAgtcaaggaaaaaaattatttaaacaGAACAAAATGAAGACAAATATTGCCAGGTTATGCTATTCATTTTTCTTCATAATAGCAGGAACAATACCTTCTTATCAATATTTGTGCAATAAATAGTTCTTGCACACATTTCACGTTCATCTTCAGACTGAAGACCACAATAACTATTAGTCATCACGATAATAGAAAGGTATCAAGGATCCATAAGACTAAGGTGGCAATATAATCTCTAGAAACACAACTTAAATGGAAAGTTGATGAAGTATTGCCAACATATGgagatatataatataatttgaaTCAACATATTCCTCACCCTAGGCAGAAAAGTTGGGTTAACAGGTGCAATCGCAGTTTTTGAAGGCAGCACCCTTACTGGGTAGTATCCAAGCATTGTCCCCGCCAGACTCAAAGCAGCCCTTGCACCTTCTGCAAAATAATAGGAAAGACAAAAGGCCATTGGTTAACAGTAAAATTACACAAATTCGAAAGGAAAAGCTGAGGTTATGACAATTACCCTCGTCAGTGAACTCGATAAAAGCAAACCGAAGAACTGAATTTGGATCACCGCATACGCGACAGTCAACAACCTTCATCCCCAGAAAAAGGTCAACTTATTTAGAGACATAAACCACCTCCACTCACAATTATACTACAACATTTAAAAGCATTTCACATTAGCAAAATACAGATTGTTTACCTGTCCACAATTAATAAAGAGGGCTGCAAGCTGTTCCTCAGTGACCTAAGCACAAGAATTCAGTCCAGGACTAAGTGGAGAGGCGTAGAAATCCAGAAGGCATAAAGCAACAGAAAATATAAATAACGGCAGCCCAGAAATCCCATACCTGTTGATCAATATCTGAAACATACACAGTCCTCCTTATTACATCTTCTCGCTGAGCCATACTCGTTCGACTGTTCATTCTCCTCTTCCCTTGATTATGGTTATTTTTCTTCTGAAAAGGGTAACAGGAGAGATAAATGAGGCACAACGATCAGAAACTCAAAGAAATGGCAGTGAGTGGGGGGAGAAAGGTCACGAAATTAGAGAGGACGAAGTGATCCTACCCGTCTATTAACGTTACCGTTGGCATTGCCGTTGCCTGGGCTAAGCATGACGAAGTTATTAGTATAGAGACTACCGCCGCGTGATGCATGGTTAGTGAGCGAGGGAGGAACAAATTCTTCGGCCATCGGATTCAGCTTAGAGAGGAGTTCCTCCAAATCTCTCATATCTCTCTGGAAACCCTCACCTACCGTCCCGTTCCTCTGTAAATCGATACCGTTCGACCGCTGATGTGTCTGGCCAAAGGCAGACTTTCCTGCGGCTCCATGTTGCGCCATCATCGCTCCTACCTGCATGTTCTGAACTCCATTTTTAGGTACCTGGTCAAGATTGTGCTGAACATGACCATTGTGGTTGCCAACGTACGCTGGGGAAATCGCGGCCCTTTGCTGCTGCTGATGATGAATTTGCTGAACCTTCATCTGAAAGGTCTGATCATGTGGGCGAAAAGTCTGATGATTCTGCTGCAAGTTAGGATCCGACATCCGAACCCCTAACTGATTTTGTTTAAGAGCTTCGACATCATTGGGAGCATGTGAATCCATATCTCCAGTCTCTAAATTACGACTCGAGGTACCAACATTGATCCCCAAATCTACCCCAGCATTCTCAACCACCGCCATGATCGGAACTTCGCACTCGACGAGTCCTCAGGAACACACTGCGATTTTAATCCTTTCTTGTTTGCTTCGACCGATCGATAGAACGACAAATCCATTCTaggaaagggcaaaaaaaaaaa from Macadamia integrifolia cultivar HAES 741 chromosome 11, SCU_Mint_v3, whole genome shotgun sequence encodes the following:
- the LOC122093743 gene encoding polyadenylate-binding protein-interacting protein 12-like gives rise to the protein MAVVENAGVDLGINVGTSSRNLETGDMDSHAPNDVEALKQNQLGVRMSDPNLQQNHQTFRPHDQTFQMKVQQIHHQQQQRAAISPAYVGNHNGHVQHNLDQVPKNGVQNMQVGAMMAQHGAAGKSAFGQTHQRSNGIDLQRNGTVGEGFQRDMRDLEELLSKLNPMAEEFVPPSLTNHASRGGSLYTNNFVMLSPGNGNANGNVNRRKKNNHNQGKRRMNSRTSMAQREDVIRRTVYVSDIDQQVTEEQLAALFINCGQVVDCRVCGDPNSVLRFAFIEFTDEEGARAALSLAGTMLGYYPVRVLPSKTAIAPVNPTFLPRSEDEREMCARTIYCTNIDKKISQADVKLFFETICGEVYRLRLLGDYHHSTRIAFVEFVLAESAIAALNCSGVVLGSLPIRVSPSKTPVRPRAPRPPMH